The Nocardioides humi genome includes a region encoding these proteins:
- a CDS encoding bifunctional FO biosynthesis protein CofGH codes for MPDARDLPTPQQVRRALARAERGAVLDVAEATALLAASGESLDRLCAAAARVRDAGLVAAGRVVDGRGVVTYSPKVFIPITRLCRDRCHYCTFVETPTQAAREGRAPYLSPDEILDIARQGAELGCLEALFTLGDRPEDRWPQARAWLDEQGYDSTLAYVRAMAIRVLEETGLLPHLNPGVMSWEELNRLKPVSASMGMMLETTSTRLWETKGLAHYGSPDKDPAVRLRTLEDAGRHSIPFTTGLLVGIGESLTERAETIFALRKVSRAYGSVQEVIVQNFRAKPDTAMRHVDDLDLAQYRAAIAVTRLVLGPKARIQAPPNLVDHSEGAAECRALLDAGVDDWGGVSPLTPDHVNPERPWPSLDRLRSISEQCGFELRARLTVHPEYVLGSLQRGEAWIDPRLHAHVRALAGLDGPMAGLAIPEVRPTGLPWQEPDGGFESGHSWGRTDLHTAVDDEGPGGGRTEDRRSDFGSVYGDWAAVGEAAAVTGAPAVLHAEGRDALRAAEHDPGNLSDEHALRLMTADGDLLRQVVRLADDLRRETVGDQVTYVVNRNINFTNVCYVGCRFCAFAQRKTDADAYTLSYTEVADRAHEAWELGATEVCMQGGIDPELPATAYFDITAAVKQRVPDIHVHAFSPMEIVNGTARTGLSIEDFLIKAREAGLGSLPGTAAEILDDEVRWVLTKGKLPARTWIEIITTAHRLGIPTTSTMMYGHVDNPRHWVAHLGVLKHVQDTARENGSSGFTEFVPLPFVHTSAPIYLAGVARPGPTHRDNLAVHALARILLHGRIDNIQTSWVKLGIHGTQAMLQAGANDLGGTLMEETISRMAGSQHGSAKTVAELTDIGNAINRPVRERTTLYGEPPVRPLSG; via the coding sequence GTGCCGGACGCTAGGGACCTTCCCACGCCTCAGCAGGTTCGCCGGGCGCTTGCGCGCGCCGAGCGGGGTGCGGTGTTGGACGTGGCCGAGGCGACGGCGTTGCTGGCCGCGTCGGGTGAGTCGTTGGACCGGTTGTGTGCGGCCGCGGCGCGGGTGCGTGACGCGGGCCTGGTCGCGGCCGGGCGGGTGGTGGATGGCCGGGGTGTGGTGACCTATTCGCCGAAGGTGTTCATCCCCATCACCCGGTTGTGTCGGGACCGGTGTCATTACTGCACGTTCGTGGAAACCCCTACCCAGGCCGCACGCGAGGGGCGGGCGCCGTACCTGTCGCCGGACGAGATCCTCGACATCGCCCGCCAGGGCGCCGAGCTGGGCTGTCTGGAGGCCTTGTTCACGTTGGGCGACCGGCCCGAGGACCGCTGGCCGCAGGCGCGGGCGTGGCTGGACGAGCAGGGCTACGACTCCACCCTGGCCTATGTCCGCGCGATGGCGATCCGGGTGCTGGAGGAGACCGGGCTGCTGCCCCACCTCAACCCCGGGGTGATGTCGTGGGAGGAGCTGAACCGGCTCAAACCGGTCTCGGCCTCGATGGGGATGATGCTGGAGACCACCTCCACCCGGCTCTGGGAGACGAAGGGCCTGGCGCACTACGGGTCCCCGGACAAGGACCCCGCGGTGCGGCTGCGGACCCTGGAGGACGCCGGCCGGCACTCCATCCCGTTCACCACCGGGCTGCTGGTCGGGATCGGCGAGAGCCTCACCGAGCGCGCGGAGACCATCTTCGCGCTCCGGAAGGTCTCGCGGGCCTACGGGTCGGTCCAAGAGGTGATCGTGCAGAACTTCCGCGCCAAGCCCGACACCGCCATGCGCCACGTCGACGACCTGGACCTCGCGCAGTATCGGGCCGCGATCGCGGTCACCCGCCTCGTCCTCGGCCCCAAGGCCCGGATCCAGGCACCCCCCAACCTCGTGGACCACTCCGAGGGCGCAGCCGAATGCCGGGCCCTGCTCGACGCCGGCGTCGACGACTGGGGCGGCGTCTCCCCGCTGACCCCGGACCACGTCAACCCCGAACGCCCCTGGCCCTCACTCGACCGGCTCCGCTCCATCAGCGAACAATGCGGGTTCGAGCTGCGCGCCCGGCTGACCGTGCACCCCGAGTACGTCCTCGGATCGCTCCAACGCGGCGAGGCCTGGATCGACCCCCGCCTGCACGCCCACGTCCGTGCACTGGCCGGGCTGGACGGACCGATGGCCGGGCTCGCCATCCCCGAGGTCCGGCCCACCGGGCTGCCCTGGCAGGAACCGGACGGCGGCTTCGAGTCCGGTCACAGCTGGGGTCGGACCGACCTGCACACCGCGGTCGACGACGAGGGACCAGGCGGGGGACGCACCGAGGACCGCCGCAGCGACTTCGGCTCCGTGTACGGCGACTGGGCGGCCGTCGGCGAGGCGGCTGCCGTCACGGGCGCTCCGGCGGTGCTGCACGCCGAGGGCCGCGACGCGCTCCGGGCGGCCGAGCACGACCCCGGGAACCTCTCCGACGAGCACGCGCTGAGGTTGATGACCGCCGACGGCGACCTACTCCGCCAAGTGGTCCGCCTGGCCGACGACCTGCGCCGCGAGACCGTCGGCGACCAGGTCACCTACGTCGTCAACCGCAACATCAACTTCACCAACGTCTGCTACGTCGGCTGCCGCTTCTGCGCGTTCGCGCAACGCAAGACCGATGCGGATGCCTACACCCTGTCCTACACCGAGGTCGCCGACCGCGCCCACGAGGCCTGGGAGCTGGGCGCCACCGAGGTCTGCATGCAAGGCGGCATCGACCCCGAACTCCCCGCGACCGCGTACTTCGACATCACCGCCGCCGTCAAACAACGCGTCCCCGACATCCACGTCCACGCCTTCTCCCCCATGGAGATCGTCAACGGCACCGCCCGCACCGGCCTGTCGATCGAGGACTTCCTCATCAAAGCCCGCGAAGCCGGGCTCGGATCCCTGCCCGGCACCGCCGCGGAGATCCTCGACGACGAAGTCCGCTGGGTCCTCACCAAAGGCAAGCTCCCCGCCCGCACCTGGATCGAGATCATCACCACCGCCCACCGCCTCGGCATCCCCACCACGTCCACGATGATGTACGGCCACGTCGACAACCCCCGCCACTGGGTCGCACACCTGGGCGTCCTCAAACACGTCCAGGACACCGCACGCGAGAACGGCTCGAGCGGGTTCACCGAGTTCGTGCCGCTGCCGTTCGTGCACACCTCCGCACCCATCTACCTCGCCGGCGTCGCCCGCCCCGGCCCCACCCACCGCGACAACCTCGCCGTCCACGCCCTCGCCCGGATCCTGCTCCACGGGCGGATCGACAACATCCAGACCAGCTGGGTCAAACTCGGCATCCACGGCACCCAAGCCATGCTGCAGGCCGGCGCCAACGACCTCGGCGGCACCCTCATGGAAGAAACCATCTCCCGCATGGCCGGCTCCCAGCACGGCTCGGCCAAGACCGTCGCCGAGCTCACCGACATCGGCAACGCCATCAACCGACCCGTCCGCGAACGCACCACCCTCTACGGCGAGCCGCCGGTCCGACCGCTCAGCGGCTGA
- a CDS encoding nuclear transport factor 2 family protein codes for MSRLTAEDLVARAEISDTLHAYSRGVDRCDIDLLADLFTEDATFDYGHGNVTAGRERLRGLFEAATGRYTATSHHVSTVSFLQVGDGTAQTIAYVYAFHDNADQGLHLHVWGCYEDELVDEGDRWRIRARKVRVAGTKTTDSEQIPERFQRYDRAGR; via the coding sequence GTGAGCCGACTGACCGCCGAGGACCTGGTCGCCCGCGCCGAGATCAGCGACACGCTGCACGCCTACAGCCGCGGCGTCGACCGGTGCGACATCGACCTGCTGGCCGACCTGTTCACCGAGGACGCGACGTTCGACTACGGCCACGGCAACGTCACCGCCGGGCGCGAGCGCCTGCGCGGCCTGTTCGAGGCGGCGACCGGCCGCTACACGGCGACCAGCCACCACGTCTCGACGGTCAGCTTCCTGCAGGTGGGCGACGGCACCGCGCAGACCATCGCCTACGTGTACGCCTTCCACGACAACGCCGACCAGGGCCTCCACCTGCACGTGTGGGGCTGCTACGAGGACGAGCTCGTCGACGAGGGCGACCGCTGGCGGATCCGGGCCCGCAAGGTCCGGGTCGCCGGCACCAAGACGACGGACTCGGAGCAGATCCCCGAGCGGTTCCAGCGCTACGACCGTGCCGGACGCTAG